The following coding sequences lie in one Chionomys nivalis chromosome 8, mChiNiv1.1, whole genome shotgun sequence genomic window:
- the Ankrd13d gene encoding ankyrin repeat domain-containing protein 13D isoform X4 — MVQLVLQYRDFQRATQRLAGIPELLNKLRQAPDFYVEMKWEFTSWVPLVSKMCPSDVYRVWKRGESLRVDTSLLGFEHMTWQRGRRSFIFRGQEAGALVMEVDHDRQVVHTETLGPALHEPEALLAAMRPSEEHVASRLTSPIVSTHLDTRNVAFERNKCGIWGWRSEKMETVSGYEAKVYSATNVELVTRTRTEHLSDQDKLRSKGGSQADNGGTQAGELPKVPSWFPLLLLRGEDSVPVLPGDGPAALLPQWVQQAASPTNPTAISPEEYFDPSFSLESRNIGRPIEMSSKVQRFKATLWLSEEHPLSLGDQVTPIIDLMAISNAHFAKLRDFITLRLPPGFPVKIEIPLFHVLNARITFSNLCGCDEPVSSVWVPAPSSAISTSGSPFPCEVDPTVFEVPEGYSVLGAERSEPLRDEDDDLLQFAIQQSLLEAGTEAEQVTVWEALTNTRPGILPPPQVTVFEEQLQLEQALQESLQLSTESMGPVSPQRTPPSPAPPSFEEQLRLALELSSREQEEQERRGQQEEEDLQRILRLSLTEH, encoded by the exons TTCTACGTGGAAATGAAGTGGGAGTTCACCAGCTGGG TACCCCTTGTGTCTAAGATGTGCCCGAGCGATGTATACCGCGTGTGGAAGCGTGGTGAGAGCCTGCGAGTGGATACCAGTCTCTTGGGCTTTGAGCACATGACCTGGCAACGTGGCCGGAGGAGCTTCATCTTCAGGGGTCAGG AGGCAGGAGCCTTGGTGATGGAGGTGGACCATGACCGGCAGGTGGTGCACACAGAGACACTAGGTCCAGCTCTGCATGAACCGGAAGCTCTGCTGGCTGCCATGCGGCCCAGTGAGGAACACGTAGCCAGTCGCCTCACCTCACCTATTGTCTCCACCCACCTGGACACTCGCAATGTGGCCTTCGAGAG GAACAAATGTGGTATCTGGGGATGGCGGTCTGAGAAGATGGAGACTGTTAGTGGCTATGAGGCCAAG GTGTACAGTGCCACCAACGTGGAGCTGGTGACACGCACAAGAACGGAGCACCTCTCTGATCAAGACAAATTAAGGAGCAAAG GGGGCTCCCAGGCAGACAATGGCGGAACACAGGCTGGGGAGTTGCCCAAAGTTCCCTCATGGTTCCCACTACTTCTTCTCAGGGGGGAAGACTCCGTTCCAGTCCTTCCTGGGGATGGCCCAGCAGCACTCCTCCCACAGTGGG TGCAGCAGGCAGCCAGCCCCACCAACCCCACAGCAATTTCCCCCGAGGAGTACTTTGACCCCAGTTTCAGCCTGGAATCAAGAAACATCGGCCGCCCCATTGAGATGTCCAGCAAAGTACAGAG GTTCAAGGCAACGCTGTGGCTAAGTGAGGAGCATCCACTGTCCCTGGGTGATCAGGTGACACCCATCATTGACCTGATGGCCATCAGCAATGCTCATTTTGCCAAGCTGCGGGATTTCATCACGCTACGTCTCCCACCAGGCTTCCCTGTCAAGATTG AGATTCCCCTCTTCCACGTGCTCAATGCCCGAATCACCTTCAGTAACCTGTGTGGCTGTGATGAGCCTGTAAGCTCGGTGTGGGTCCCTGCCCCCAGTTCTGCCATTTCGACTTCAG GAAGCCCTTTTCCATGTGAGGTGGACCCCACTGTGTTTGAGGTACCTGAGGGGTACAGTGTGCTGGGTGCTGAACGCAGTGAACCCCTTCGAGATGAGGATGATGACTTGCTGCAGTTTGCCATCCAGCAGAGCCTACTTGAGGCCGGCacagaggcagagcag GTGACTGTGTGGGAAGCCCTGACCAACACGCGGCCTGgcattcttcctcctccccaagtCACGGTGTTTGAAGAGCAGCTTCAGCTGGAGCA GGCCCTCCAGGAGAGCTTGCAGTTGTCCACAGAGTCCATGGGGCCAGTATCTCCTCAGAGAACACCTCCATCCCCTGCACCCCCAAGTTTTGAGGAGCAGCTTCGCCTGGCCCTGGAGTTGTCTTCCAGGGAACAGGAGGAGCAGGAACGACGGGGTCAGCAGGAGGAAGAAGACCTACAGCGGATTCTGCGGCTGTCACTCACGGAGCACTGA